Below is a genomic region from Ferrovibrio sp. MS7.
TGTGGCGATCTGCCCGCATTTCCTGATGGAATTGCATGTCTCGCTGTGTGCCGCCGTGCCCAATGCCGCCTGGGTGGAATGGATTCCGCAACTCGACCCGGTGGCGAGCAGCAGGCTCAAGGTGACGAACGGCAAGGTCACGGCGCCGGATATGCCGGGCCTTGGCATTGCCTGGGACTGGCAGGCCATAGCGAAGCATCAGGCCTTTACCCCCATCGTCATCAAAGCGTGATTGAAGAAAACCCGGCGGCGCCGCATGCACCGCGCCGCCGGGAGGTTCGGATTTACTTCAGCGCCTGCAGCGTGTCGTATTCCGCCTTGCTCCAGCCGGCGCCCGCCGAGGCATCGTTATGCAGCGGCGCGGCAGCGGCAATGAACGGCTTGCGGTCCACTTCCACCACGGTCTTGCCGAGTTTGCGGAATTCCGCCGCCAGGTTCTGTTCCGAGATACGGATCTGATCCGTGGCGCGCGAGGCGGCGGTCTTCAGCACATCGGTGAAGATCGTCTTCTCGTCGGCGCTCAGCTTGTTCCAGACATGGCCGCCGACAATGCTGAGCAGGCTTTCGGTGATGTGGCCCGACAGCATGATGTGGCTCTGCACTTCGTAGAACTTCTTCGCCATGATGGTCGGCAGCGGATTCTCCTGGCCGTCCACGGTGCCCTGTTGCAGAGCGAGGTAGACCTCGGCAAAGGCAATCGGCGTCGCATTGGCGCCCACCGACTTGGTGAACATCAGGTACAGCGGCGCCGGCGGCACGCGCAGCTTCATGCCCTTCATGTCCTCGGGCTTGTTGATCGCCTTGTTGGCGGTGAGATGCCGCTGGCCGTAATAGGTCAGTGCCGTCACCTTATGCTTGGTCTTCTGCTCGTAGCCCGACGCGATGTCGGTGAACAGCTTGGAATCGCGATAGGCCTTCCAATGGTCGAAATCGCGCAGGATGAACGGCGCGTTCGAGATCGCGATCGGCTTGTGGATCGAACCGGCAAAAGCTACGCCGGTGTAGATGATATCCACGGTGCCCAGCGTGAGCGCCTCGTTGATCTGGTTCTCGTTGCCGAGCTGCGAGGCGGCAAACACGTCGACCTGGTACTTGTTGTTGGTGCGCTTGGCGATTTCCTGCGCCGCCCACAATGCCTCGGTATGATAAGGCTCGGGCGTTTCATAGACATGCGCCCATTTCAGCTTGGTCTGCGCCAGGGCGGGCGTGGCGGCGACGGCCATGGCCAGGCCGGCAGCGGCGAATGCGAACAGTTTCATCGTGCGGTTCCTCCGGTTTTTATGAACAGCTACACAAGTGCCCCGGTGCCTCCGGGGCGCGGGGTCAGACTTCATCCTCCTCGGTGAAGTAATCGGGATTGAGGCTGCGGATATCGGGCAGGCTGCCCTGCAGGCCGTCGAGATGGTGGTCCATGGCGCGCAAAGCCGCTTCGCCGTCGTGGCGCGCGATGGCAGCCACCACCGCTTCATGCTCCTCGATCACGCGGGCGATGCGACCCACCTGCGGCAGGGTGAGCCGGCGGAAACGGTCGACATGGAATTTCACCTGCCTCACCAGCACCCAGATGCCGGGATAGCCGGCCGCCTCGGCGATGGCGGCATGCAGGGCCTCGTCGGCATTGTGGAAGGCTTCCGCGTCATTGGCCAGTTCGGCCTCGCGCTGGCGTTCGATGATGGCGTGAAGGCCGGTGATCTGGCTTTTCGACGCCCGCTCGGCAGCCTTGCGCACCGCCACCTCTTCCAGCGCGCGGCGGATCACGATGGCCTCGCCGAGCTTGGCATAGGGAATGCGGCTGACCGTGGTGCCGGATTTCGGCACGATCTCCACCAGGTTCTCGTCGGAGAGCCGCAGCAGGGCCTCGCGCACCGGGGTGCGGCTGACACCGAAGCTGCGCGCCAGATCGTTTTCGGACAGCGACGAGCCAGGCGGCAGGGCCAGCGAGAGGATGTCTTCGCGCAGCCGCTCATGCACGCGCGCCGCCGCCGTGGCGCTGCGCCCCAAGGTACGCCCCTGGCTTGTGCCGGACAGATTGTTGCGCTGTACCGGCGGCGCCAATACCGGCACCGCCTGCACCTGCGGGCCGCTCGACATGGCTCCCCGCTCCCCTCCCTGTGGCTGCCTGCCGGCCTTGCTGACCTGACGGCGCCTTTGCATATCTTGTATGTAAGATATGTGCTGCCCTGGGGCGGCGTCAACGGTTCTCTCACATGGGTTGCAAATCACCAAAAGTTCAAACCCTTCCGGGGTTTGCCGGTTCCCGCCGGCGCCCTATCCTCGGTCCATGACGCCAAGAGCCCCCTCCTTCGCCGCCCTGCTGCTGTTGCTTCTGGTATTGGGCGCCTGCACCCCCGCGCCCGACGCCTTGCAGGCCGAGGGCAAGCCCTATCACCACCTGGCCGATGGCCGCTTCCGCAACCCGCCGGGCAGCCCGCCGCGCACGGCAGGCTTCAGCGATTTCGCGCCCTTCCTGTTCGGCCAGTTCCTGCGCTCCTTCGATCCGCCGGAGCCGCCGCCCGGCCATGTGCTCAGCGCCGCCGAAACGCAGGCTGGCCGCGCCGCGCTGGCCGGCCAGGACCATGTCACCTGGCTCGGCCATGCCGCTTTCCTGATGCGCCTGAACGGCGCCACGCTGATCACCGACCCCTATCTCTCCACTCGCGCCGGGCCATATTTCTTCGGGCCGCAACGCTATGTGCCGGCGGCGCTGGGCGTCGAGCAATTGCCGCCGCTGGACCTGCTGCTGGTGAGCCATAACCATTACGACCACCTGGATGAGCGCACCATCGAGGCCCTGCCCGGCAAGGATCGCGTCACCGTCGTGGTGCCGCTCAAGCTTGGCGATTTCTTCCGCGAACGCGGCTATGCCAAAGTGGTCGAGCTGGATTGGTATGACAGCATCGAGCGCAGCGGCCTCAAGATCACCGCCGTGCCGGCAGTGCATTTCTCGCGCCGCACACTGTTCGATACCAACCGCACATTATGGGCCGGCTTCGTCATCGAGGGCGGCGGCAAACGGGTCTATTTCAGTGGCGACACCGCCTATGGCGCGGTGTTCAAGGACATCGGCAACCGTTTCGCGCCAATCGACCTGGCGCTGGTCGGCATCGGCGCCTATGAACCGCAGGCAATCATGAAAGCCAGCCACACTACACCAGAGGAAGCTGTGCAATTGGGCCACGATATCGGCGCGAAACGGTTGGTCGGCATGCACTGGGGCACCGTGGTGCTGACCCAGGAACCGGCCTTCGAGGCAGCGCCGCGCTTCCGCGATGCCGGCGGCAAGGCCGGCTACACAGCGGATGCCGTGCTGCCGCTGAAGATCGGCGAGAGTTTGGGGTTCTAGTTCTAGCCGACTTTCTCGGCCAACCATGCCTTGATCAGAGACTGATAGGGCATGTCACGCTTGTTGGCTGCCACTTTGATCTGATCCAAAAGGCCGACCGGCAGGCGCAGGGAAATCGATGTGGTGGTCGGCTTCAGATTGGGCAGGCGCGCACGCTTCGCCTTGCTCCAATCGACGTAATCGCTGGAATCATGGCTTTCCCAGAAAGCCCGCTCTTCCGCTTCGGAAGCAAAAGCCGACATGGTCTTAAACTTCTTCTTCGCCATAACGCAGCCACTCCTTCCTATGCATGCCGCGCGCCGATATGACCCGGATCATTGTGCCCTGACTGCGCAACGTGAACGTGATGTGCAGCAGGCGGCCATCGTCACTGCGGCCAAGGGCATGATACCGAGGTTCCCCTCCGCTATGCCGCTCATCAGACAGCAGCAATAGCGGCTCATTGAAGAACACCTGCTCGGCCATGCTTTGACTGATGCCGTGCTTGTCCTCGCTCTTGCGGGCATTGCCGCCATCCCAGTCGAACCCGAGAATGCGGTCGAGATCAATCATTTCTGTATATTATGATAATATACAGAAATGGGCAACCCTACTCTTCCTCCGGCCCGCCGCGGGCGTAGCGCAGGAAGGCCTCGCCGACCAGCAGATGGGTGATGGTGCCGTTGCCGTCATCCAGCGGCAGGATCAGGCGGTCGTATTGCAGGATGTTCGGCCCGTCCCAGCGCGTGATGCTGATATGGAACGGATGGCCTTCGCGGCTGGCGAGATCGAGATGCTGGCGGATCACGGCGCGGCTTTCGCGTGTCACGCCATCGCCATCGGGCGGCAATACCGCCAGGGCCTTGTAGGCCTTGCCCATGGAGCGGTAGCGGTAGCCGCCATAGGGCTCGATCTCGACCAGCGCCAGATCGGCGCCACCCGGCAGCTTCGAGAGTGCCGGCAAAGCCGCCACCGGCAGGATCGGCTTGTCGCCGCGGGTGGTGTTGTACCAGGCCAGCAGGTCAACCAGGGCCGGCGCCTGCACCTCGTCGGCCAGCCAGCCGCGCGGCGGGGGCGTGATCATGACGCAGCCGGGGCGATCGGGCGCGGCCGGCCCTGATCGTCGATGGCGACATAGATGAAGGTGCCTTCCGTCACCTTGATCTCCTCCGGATCAAGCCGGCGGGCGACGATGGTCTCCATATGCACCGAGATCGAGGTGCGGCCGACCCGCGTCACCGTGGCATAGATCGACACCACGTCGCCGACCTTGATCGGCTGCTTGAAGGTCATGGAATCGACCGCCACGGTGGCGACCCGGCCCATGGCCCGCCGCGCCGCCATGATGCCGCCGGCAATGTCCATCTGGCTCAGCACCCAGCCGCCGAAGATATCGCCGTTGCCGTTCATGTCGGAGGGCATCGGCGCGGTCCGGATCACCGGTTCGCCCCGCTTGGTCTTAGCCGCCGCTTCGGTCATCCACCACTCCTGCTTGCCGGATTAAGTGCTTTTCGCGCCTGCAAAAAATACTATATTTGGTAGCCAACGATTCGTCCGCCCCTATACAGGGGTCCCTGATTGCAGTATAGCGCGGCCCATGAATTCGATGAATGACTTGTTCCAGGGTGGCCCCAAGGGCGGCTCGGACTACACCGCCAAGGATATCGAGGTCCTCGAGGGCCTGGAACCGGTGCGCCGCCGCCCCGGCATGTATATCGGCGGCATCGACGAGCGCGCCCTGCACCACCTGTTCGCCGAGGTGCTGGACAACTCGATGGACGAGGCCGTGGCCGGCCATGCCGACCGCATCGAGGTGGAACTGCTGGCCGATGGTTCCCTGCGGGTGGCCGATAACGGCCGTGGCATCCCGATCGACAAGCACCCCAAGTTCAAGGACAAGTCGGCGCTGGAAGTGATCCTCACCACGCTGCATTCCGGCGGCAAGTTCTCCGACAAGGTCTACTCCACCGCCGGCGGCCTGCATGGCGTCGGCATCTCGGTGGTGAATGCGCTGTCCGACCGCCTGGTGGTGGAAGTGGCGCGTGACCGGGAATTGTGGCGCCAGGATTATTCGCGCGGCACGCCGCAGGGCAAGCTGGCCAAGGTCGGTGCCGCGCCGAACCGTCGCGGCACCACCGTCACCTTCCATCCCGACGAGCAGATTTTCGGCAAGGGCGCGCATTTCCGCCCGGCTCGTCTGTTCAAGATGGCGCGGTCCAAGGCCTATCTCTATCCCGGCGTCGAGATCCGCTGGAAATGTGCCGCCGACCTGCTCAAGGGCGACGACGAGACGCCGGCTGAAGCGACGCTGCATTTCCCCGGCGGCCTGCAGGATTATCTGAACGCTGCCCTGGAAGGCCAGGCCACCATCACGCCGGTGCCGTTCGCCGGCCGGGCACAGTTGGCGGGCGAGCGCGGCCAGGTCGAGTGGGCGATCCACTGGCCGCAGGAAATCGGCGATGGCTGGCTGAATTCCTACGTCAACACCGTGCCGACGCCGGAAGGCGGCACGCACGAGGCCGGCTTCCGCTCGGCCCTGCTGCGCGGCTTCAAGGATTACGCCGACCTCACCAACAACAAGCGCGGCGCCCAGATCACGGCGGAAGACATCGTCAGCGGCGCCACCGCCATGCTGTCGCTGTTCATCAAGGAACCGCAGTTCCAGGGCCAGACCAAGGAAAAGCTGGTGACGGTGGAAGCCGCCAAGCTGGTCGAAACCGCGATCAAGGATCATTTCGATCATTGGCTGGCGGGCGCCCCGCAGCAGGCCACGGCTTTGCTGCTGCGCATCATCGAGCGCGCCGAGGAACGCCTGCGTCGCCGGGCTGAAAAGGAAGTTGGCCGCAAGAGCGCCACGCGCAAGCTGCGCCTGCCCGGCAAGCTGGCCGATTGCTCGGATGACAGCGCGGCAGGCACCGAAATCTTCATCGTCGAAGGCGACAGCGCCGGCGGCTCGGCCAAGCAGGCGCGCGACCGCAAGACCCAGGCCATCCTGCCGCTGCGCGGCAAGATCCTGAACGTCGCCTCCGCCACCTCGGGCAAGCTGGCCGCCAACCAGGAACTGGCCGACCTGATCCAGGCGCTCGGCTGCGGCACCGGCACCAAGTATCGCGACGAAGATTTGCGCTACGACAAGGTCATCATCATGACTGACGCCGACGTGGACGGCGCGCATATCGCCTCGCTGCTGATCACCTTCTTCTTCCGCGAGATGCCAAGCCTGATCCGCAATGGCCATCTTTATCTGGCGCAGCCGCCGCTGTTCCGCATCAGCCAGGGCGGCAAAACCGCCTATGCGCGTGACGACGCGCATAAGGAAGAGCTGATGAAGACCACCTTCAACAGCCGCGGCAAAATAGAGATCAGCCGCTTCAAGGGCCTCGGCGAAATGCCACCGCAGCAATTGAAGGAAACCACCATGGATCGCAAGAACCGGGTGTTGCTGCGGGTGCAGGCCGGCACCGACATCGCGGAAGAAGCGCATGACATGGTGGAGCGCCTGATGGGCCGCAAGCCGGAAATGCGTTTCCAGTTCATCCAGGAAAACGCCCAGTTCGCGGGCGAGATCGACATCTAGACAGGGGGATGCCATGGCACGCTTGCTGATCGCCGGTGCAAGCGGGTTGGTTGGCAAGATTGCTCTCTGGGCCGCGCTGGACGATGCCCGCGTCGAGCAGGTGGTCGGCATCGGCCGCCGCCCGCTGCCGATCCAGCATCCCAAGCTGGAACAGCGCATCAGCGACTTCACCACCCCCCTGCCCGATCTCGGCCACTTCGATGGCGCCCTCTGCGCGCTCGGCACCACGATAGCCAAGGCCGGCAGCCAGGCCGCCTTCCGTGCCATCGACCAAGATGCCGTACTGACCTTCGCGCGCGCCGCGCAGGCTGCAGGCGTGCAGCGCTTCGCCCTGGTCAGCGCAGCCGGCGCCAATGCAGCGGCGAAAAACTTCTACCTCTCCGTGAAGGGTGCCGTGGAGCGCGACCTGGAGACCATGGGCTTTCCCATCCTGGTGCGCCTGCGGCCCGGCCTGATCATCGGCGACCGCGCCGAGCGCCGCCCCGCGGAATGGCTGTTCCAGAAGATCAATCCCCTGATCAACCCGCTGCTGACCGGCAGCCTGCGGCGCTACCGCTCGATCCCGGCCACCACCATTGCCCATGCCCTGCTCAATGCCGGCCTTGCCGCAACGCAAAGCGCGGTGCTGGAATTCGACGGCATCCGTGCCATGGCGGGCAGCGCCGACACCTAAAGGGTGGACTGCAACCGGCACGACTTGCTAGTTTCACCCGGTAGAAACACAGGCAGCCGGAGAATTCGGCCATGAATATACATCTGGACGTGACGACCCTGTCGTTCATGTCCGTCGTCGTCATGACCATCCTGGCGGCGCTGATGTGGTTCCTGTGGCATGGCCATCGCGATGAGCGGGCAACCCTGCTCTGGGCCCTGGGCATGACCGGTTCGATCTTTGCCATCGGCCTGGTGATCCTGCGTGGTCAGATTCACGACATGCTGTCGATTGCCATCGCCAACACAATGGCGATTGTCACCTATTGCCTGTTCTGGTGGGGCAACGACGAGTTCTTCCATCGCCGCCCCAGATACATGATCGGCGGAATCGCCCTGGCGGTGTTCTTCGCCTTCCAGGTCTATTTCGCCCTGCTTGACCCCAGCCTGCGCACGCGCGTGCTGATCTATACCGGCGCCTGCGTTGCGTTCGGACTGGCCTGTGCGGAATCGGTGACGCGGCGGCCAGAACCCGGCATGCGATTGCAGCAACTGCTGCTGGCCGGCGTATTCCTGATGCTGACGGCATTCAACATCGTGCGCTTCTACGTCACCTGGCGTTCACCGAATTCCAGCGAGATATTCGATCCCGGCCCGCTTAACATGCTGAACTTCATCCTGCCGCCGCTTGGCGCGGTGGTAGGGGCTTTCGCCTGGGCCTTGATGGTGAACCAGCGGCTGCGCGCCCGCATGGCCGACCTGATCCGCCAGGATGCCCTCACCCGGGTGCTGAATCGCGTCGGTCTGGATGAAATCGGACAGCAGGAAGTGGCGCGCTACCTGCGGCACCAAAAGCCGCTCAGCGTCATCATCATGGACCTCGACTCCTTCAAGGCGCTGAACGACCGCCATGGCCATCGTGCCGGCGATGCCCTGCTCTGCGAGATCGTTGCCTCGGTGCGTGACCTGCTGCGCCGCGAGGACCATATCGGCCGCACCGGCGGCGACGAGTTGACCCTGATCCTGCCGGAGACGCCGCAGGACGGCG
It encodes:
- a CDS encoding MBL fold metallo-hydrolase, coding for MTPRAPSFAALLLLLLVLGACTPAPDALQAEGKPYHHLADGRFRNPPGSPPRTAGFSDFAPFLFGQFLRSFDPPEPPPGHVLSAAETQAGRAALAGQDHVTWLGHAAFLMRLNGATLITDPYLSTRAGPYFFGPQRYVPAALGVEQLPPLDLLLVSHNHYDHLDERTIEALPGKDRVTVVVPLKLGDFFRERGYAKVVELDWYDSIERSGLKITAVPAVHFSRRTLFDTNRTLWAGFVIEGGGKRVYFSGDTAYGAVFKDIGNRFAPIDLALVGIGAYEPQAIMKASHTTPEEAVQLGHDIGAKRLVGMHWGTVVLTQEPAFEAAPRFRDAGGKAGYTADAVLPLKIGESLGF
- a CDS encoding GGDEF domain-containing protein, translating into MNIHLDVTTLSFMSVVVMTILAALMWFLWHGHRDERATLLWALGMTGSIFAIGLVILRGQIHDMLSIAIANTMAIVTYCLFWWGNDEFFHRRPRYMIGGIALAVFFAFQVYFALLDPSLRTRVLIYTGACVAFGLACAESVTRRPEPGMRLQQLLLAGVFLMLTAFNIVRFYVTWRSPNSSEIFDPGPLNMLNFILPPLGAVVGAFAWALMVNQRLRARMADLIRQDALTRVLNRVGLDEIGQQEVARYLRHQKPLSVIIMDLDSFKALNDRHGHRAGDALLCEIVASVRDLLRREDHIGRTGGDELTLILPETPQDGAEQLAERVRRAVAAAQHKTETGDVLNSSGSVGLATLDDASGDMTWDQLLNRADAALHEAKRLGRNRVVVAPGDAGLTLAAML
- a CDS encoding acyl-CoA thioesterase, translated to MTEAAAKTKRGEPVIRTAPMPSDMNGNGDIFGGWVLSQMDIAGGIMAARRAMGRVATVAVDSMTFKQPIKVGDVVSIYATVTRVGRTSISVHMETIVARRLDPEEIKVTEGTFIYVAIDDQGRPRPIAPAAS
- a CDS encoding GntR family transcriptional regulator; protein product: MSSGPQVQAVPVLAPPVQRNNLSGTSQGRTLGRSATAAARVHERLREDILSLALPPGSSLSENDLARSFGVSRTPVREALLRLSDENLVEIVPKSGTTVSRIPYAKLGEAIVIRRALEEVAVRKAAERASKSQITGLHAIIERQREAELANDAEAFHNADEALHAAIAEAAGYPGIWVLVRQVKFHVDRFRRLTLPQVGRIARVIEEHEAVVAAIARHDGEAALRAMDHHLDGLQGSLPDIRSLNPDYFTEEDEV
- the parE gene encoding DNA topoisomerase IV subunit B; this encodes MNDLFQGGPKGGSDYTAKDIEVLEGLEPVRRRPGMYIGGIDERALHHLFAEVLDNSMDEAVAGHADRIEVELLADGSLRVADNGRGIPIDKHPKFKDKSALEVILTTLHSGGKFSDKVYSTAGGLHGVGISVVNALSDRLVVEVARDRELWRQDYSRGTPQGKLAKVGAAPNRRGTTVTFHPDEQIFGKGAHFRPARLFKMARSKAYLYPGVEIRWKCAADLLKGDDETPAEATLHFPGGLQDYLNAALEGQATITPVPFAGRAQLAGERGQVEWAIHWPQEIGDGWLNSYVNTVPTPEGGTHEAGFRSALLRGFKDYADLTNNKRGAQITAEDIVSGATAMLSLFIKEPQFQGQTKEKLVTVEAAKLVETAIKDHFDHWLAGAPQQATALLLRIIERAEERLRRRAEKEVGRKSATRKLRLPGKLADCSDDSAAGTEIFIVEGDSAGGSAKQARDRKTQAILPLRGKILNVASATSGKLAANQELADLIQALGCGTGTKYRDEDLRYDKVIIMTDADVDGAHIASLLITFFFREMPSLIRNGHLYLAQPPLFRISQGGKTAYARDDAHKEELMKTTFNSRGKIEISRFKGLGEMPPQQLKETTMDRKNRVLLRVQAGTDIAEEAHDMVERLMGRKPEMRFQFIQENAQFAGEIDI
- a CDS encoding BrnA antitoxin family protein, with protein sequence MAKKKFKTMSAFASEAEERAFWESHDSSDYVDWSKAKRARLPNLKPTTTSISLRLPVGLLDQIKVAANKRDMPYQSLIKAWLAEKVG
- a CDS encoding BrnT family toxin; this encodes MIDLDRILGFDWDGGNARKSEDKHGISQSMAEQVFFNEPLLLLSDERHSGGEPRYHALGRSDDGRLLHITFTLRSQGTMIRVISARGMHRKEWLRYGEEEV
- a CDS encoding sialic acid TRAP transporter substrate-binding protein SiaP: MKLFAFAAAGLAMAVAATPALAQTKLKWAHVYETPEPYHTEALWAAQEIAKRTNNKYQVDVFAASQLGNENQINEALTLGTVDIIYTGVAFAGSIHKPIAISNAPFILRDFDHWKAYRDSKLFTDIASGYEQKTKHKVTALTYYGQRHLTANKAINKPEDMKGMKLRVPPAPLYLMFTKSVGANATPIAFAEVYLALQQGTVDGQENPLPTIMAKKFYEVQSHIMLSGHITESLLSIVGGHVWNKLSADEKTIFTDVLKTAASRATDQIRISEQNLAAEFRKLGKTVVEVDRKPFIAAAAPLHNDASAGAGWSKAEYDTLQALK